One Lacunisphaera limnophila DNA window includes the following coding sequences:
- a CDS encoding thiol-disulfide oxidoreductase DCC family protein, giving the protein MSSRVPMPVLLFDGECGLCNHIVRLMLRADRAGRLRYAPLQGAEAQAYLRAQGLPTADFDSLVFVADWTDPVPGGYALRTDGALAAAAVVGGAWRPVTWLRVLPRGLRDFGYKLVARSRYALFGEYRPTPLPKPAWAERFL; this is encoded by the coding sequence ATGTCCTCCCGCGTACCCATGCCGGTCCTGTTGTTCGATGGCGAATGCGGGCTGTGCAACCACATCGTGCGGCTGATGCTGCGGGCGGATCGGGCCGGGCGGTTGCGGTATGCGCCGTTGCAGGGAGCGGAGGCACAGGCGTATTTGCGGGCGCAGGGGCTGCCGACGGCGGATTTCGACTCGCTGGTGTTTGTGGCGGATTGGACGGATCCGGTACCGGGCGGGTATGCGTTGCGCACCGACGGGGCCCTGGCGGCGGCCGCGGTGGTCGGTGGGGCCTGGCGACCGGTCACGTGGCTGCGGGTGTTGCCGCGGGGCCTGCGGGATTTCGGCTACAAGCTGGTGGCGCGTTCGCGGTATGCGCTGTTCGGCGAGTACCGGCCGACGCCGTTGCCGAAACCGGCGTGGGCGGAGCGGTTTCTCTAG
- a CDS encoding mechanosensitive ion channel family protein, producing MKLIVHLLFLASLAITAAAQAPAPAGAPEAAAGPDVTTQAAAAVAAGQSPAPQTPDFLEHLVDLILQAFDIRSSENTVTHYAIALLITLIAYVLRKVVTTFIFGFFKRLASRTTTTLDDKLFPALEGPVKASIVVVGTMLSLKVLKLSPTADQTLGYTYTAAFSLVLFWGFLRAFDTVLDHLQEVAHEKHLGLAPFMPWIKKSLLTIVFVFGVLMIAQSLGADVKAFLAGLGIGGLAFALAAQDTIANLFGSVVVAIDQPFKIGETIRIAGSIGTVEDIGLRSTKLRLVDRSLMIIPNKTVAAEAITNLSRFTARRVEQVFGLTYDATPAQLEAITAEIRRMIEAEPEVNAPDTHVYFRDFSASSLDLWVVYVTKDPDFAKHMALRQRLNLAIMRAIQARGLAFAYPTQTVYSVAAPEKKG from the coding sequence ATGAAGCTGATCGTTCACCTGCTTTTCCTCGCCAGTCTCGCCATCACGGCCGCCGCCCAGGCCCCCGCCCCCGCGGGCGCGCCCGAAGCCGCCGCCGGGCCGGACGTGACCACGCAGGCCGCCGCGGCCGTCGCCGCGGGCCAGTCGCCGGCGCCGCAGACCCCGGATTTTCTCGAGCACCTCGTCGACCTGATCCTCCAGGCCTTCGACATCCGCAGCAGCGAGAACACGGTGACGCACTACGCCATCGCGCTCCTGATCACCCTGATCGCCTACGTGCTCCGGAAGGTGGTCACGACCTTCATCTTCGGCTTCTTCAAGCGCCTGGCCTCGCGCACCACGACGACACTGGACGACAAGCTGTTCCCCGCCCTCGAGGGTCCGGTGAAGGCGAGTATCGTCGTGGTGGGCACGATGCTCTCGCTCAAGGTGCTGAAGCTGTCGCCCACGGCGGACCAGACGCTGGGTTACACCTACACCGCCGCGTTCTCCCTGGTGCTGTTCTGGGGATTCCTGCGCGCCTTCGATACGGTGCTCGACCACCTGCAGGAGGTCGCGCACGAGAAGCACCTCGGCCTGGCCCCGTTCATGCCGTGGATCAAGAAGTCGCTGCTCACGATCGTCTTTGTGTTCGGCGTGCTGATGATCGCGCAGAGCCTTGGCGCCGACGTGAAGGCCTTCCTCGCCGGCCTCGGCATCGGCGGCCTGGCCTTCGCCCTCGCGGCGCAGGACACGATCGCCAATCTCTTCGGCTCGGTGGTCGTGGCGATCGACCAGCCATTCAAGATCGGCGAGACGATCCGGATCGCCGGCAGCATCGGCACGGTGGAGGACATCGGCCTTCGCTCCACCAAGCTGCGGCTGGTGGACCGGTCGCTGATGATCATCCCGAACAAGACGGTCGCGGCCGAGGCCATCACCAATCTCTCGCGCTTCACCGCGCGGCGGGTCGAGCAGGTCTTCGGCCTGACCTATGACGCGACGCCCGCCCAGCTGGAGGCCATCACCGCGGAGATCCGCCGGATGATCGAGGCGGAGCCGGAGGTCAACGCCCCCGACACTCACGTCTATTTCCGCGATTTCAGCGCCTCGTCGCTCGACCTCTGGGTCGTGTACGTGACGAAGGATCCGGATTTCGCGAAGCACATGGCGCTGCGCCAGCGGCTCAATCTGGCGATCATGCGCGCCATCCAAGCCCGCGGGCTGGCCTTTGCGTACCCGACGCAGACGGTTTACTCGGTCGCGGCGCCGGAGAAGAAAGGGTAG
- a CDS encoding TetR/AcrR family transcriptional regulator, whose product MSAAPAPSSVTRDPAVERILRLAREHFFAHGYSACTMDDLAAELGMSKKTLYVHFSGKEEIMRAVLDQLGREVRADAEALLANRHLGFAEKLRGFAEGMVQRLALLNPRTLRDLQRFAPELYQLTVEMRQKNIPYIFGRFIEEGQLTGKVRTDVSPVFATEFFLQAMQGLLQPATLDRLNLTPPELLPRAIELFFGGLLTPAGRKEHEKLFPR is encoded by the coding sequence ATGTCTGCCGCCCCCGCCCCCTCCTCCGTCACCCGCGATCCCGCCGTCGAACGCATCCTGCGCCTCGCGCGCGAGCACTTCTTCGCCCACGGGTACTCCGCCTGCACCATGGACGACCTCGCCGCCGAGCTCGGCATGAGCAAGAAGACGCTCTATGTGCATTTCTCCGGCAAGGAGGAGATCATGCGCGCCGTCCTCGACCAGCTCGGCCGCGAGGTCCGCGCCGACGCCGAGGCCCTGCTGGCCAACCGCCACCTCGGCTTCGCCGAAAAGCTCCGCGGTTTCGCCGAGGGCATGGTGCAGCGCCTCGCCCTCCTCAATCCCCGCACGCTGCGCGACCTCCAGCGTTTCGCCCCCGAACTCTACCAGCTCACCGTCGAGATGCGGCAGAAAAACATCCCTTACATCTTCGGTCGTTTCATCGAGGAGGGCCAGCTGACGGGCAAGGTGCGCACCGACGTGAGCCCCGTCTTCGCCACGGAATTCTTCCTCCAAGCCATGCAGGGCCTCCTGCAACCCGCCACCCTCGACCGCCTGAACCTGACCCCGCCCGAACTCCTGCCCCGCGCCATCGAACTCTTCTTTGGCGGCCTCCTCACCCCCGCCGGACGCAAAGAACATGAAAAGCTTTTTCCCCGCTAA
- a CDS encoding TerC family protein, with protein MLLPLAAMFSAMPWWAWAGFIAFVAAMLALDLGVFNRKAHEVSLKEALGWCAVWFSLAMAFNLLIAFQMPATATSRPALEFFTGYLIELCLSVDNVFVFIVIFQYFRVEPRYQHRVLFWGIIGAVVMRALFIFAGVSLINRFHWIIYIFGAFLIYTGIKLAQPKKEDGFQPEKNPAVKLARRIMPVSPHFHGGAFFTRIHGKIHATPMFLVLLIVETTDVMFALDSIPAVIAITRNEFIIFTSNIFAILGLRSLYFAVSGVMKLFRFINIGLSVILIFVGSKMLATYFHFHVPIGWSLSIIGTVLTASILASILIPEKAKK; from the coding sequence ATGCTTCTCCCGCTTGCCGCCATGTTCAGTGCCATGCCCTGGTGGGCCTGGGCCGGTTTCATCGCCTTTGTCGCCGCCATGCTGGCCCTCGACCTCGGCGTGTTCAACCGCAAGGCCCACGAGGTCTCCCTCAAGGAGGCCCTGGGTTGGTGCGCGGTCTGGTTCAGCCTGGCGATGGCCTTCAACCTCCTCATCGCGTTCCAGATGCCGGCCACCGCGACCAGCCGGCCGGCGCTCGAGTTCTTCACCGGCTACCTGATCGAGCTCTGCCTGAGCGTGGACAACGTCTTCGTCTTCATCGTCATCTTCCAGTACTTCCGGGTCGAGCCGCGCTACCAGCACCGCGTGCTCTTCTGGGGCATCATCGGTGCGGTGGTGATGCGCGCCCTCTTCATCTTTGCCGGCGTCTCACTGATCAACCGCTTCCACTGGATCATCTATATCTTCGGCGCCTTCCTCATCTACACGGGCATCAAGCTGGCCCAGCCGAAGAAGGAGGACGGCTTCCAGCCCGAGAAGAACCCCGCGGTCAAACTGGCCCGCCGCATCATGCCGGTCTCCCCGCACTTCCACGGCGGCGCTTTCTTCACCCGCATCCACGGCAAGATCCACGCCACCCCGATGTTCCTGGTCCTGCTGATCGTCGAGACCACCGACGTCATGTTCGCCCTCGACTCCATCCCCGCCGTCATCGCGATCACCCGCAACGAATTCATCATCTTCACCTCGAACATCTTTGCGATCCTCGGCCTGCGGTCGCTGTACTTCGCCGTGTCGGGCGTGATGAAGCTCTTCCGCTTCATCAACATCGGGCTGTCGGTCATCCTCATCTTTGTCGGCAGCAAGATGCTCGCCACCTACTTCCACTTCCACGTCCCGATCGGCTGGTCGCTCAGCATCATCGGCACCGTCCTCACCGCCTCCATCCTCGCCTCCATCCTCATCCCCGAGAAGGCGAAGAAGTAA
- a CDS encoding Hsp20/alpha crystallin family protein: protein MSILNQIVPRLSRTLSGRSDSTASAAASQPEFTLKPAYEITENTEAWGLIAQLPGVTKEGLELTAEEGRVTVRGRRAWQKPEAWTAVYRESVDAPYELTLEHDNTVDADKIHAELKDGVLRVSLPKAEALKPRKIAVN from the coding sequence ATGAGCATCCTCAACCAGATCGTTCCCCGTCTGTCCCGCACGCTGTCCGGCCGTTCGGATAGCACCGCATCGGCGGCGGCCAGCCAGCCCGAGTTCACCCTCAAGCCCGCCTATGAGATCACCGAGAACACCGAAGCCTGGGGCCTGATCGCCCAGTTGCCGGGCGTGACGAAGGAAGGTCTCGAGCTGACGGCCGAGGAGGGCCGCGTCACGGTGCGCGGCCGCCGGGCCTGGCAGAAGCCGGAGGCGTGGACCGCGGTCTACCGCGAATCCGTCGACGCGCCTTACGAACTCACCCTGGAGCACGACAACACCGTGGATGCCGACAAGATCCATGCCGAGCTCAAGGACGGGGTTTTGCGGGTCTCCCTACCCAAGGCGGAGGCCCTGAAGCCCCGTAAGATCGCTGTAAATTGA
- a CDS encoding ABC transporter ATP-binding protein, whose amino-acid sequence MSAPPAPLAIDVTGVTKRFGTKTVVNAIDLQVARGEIYGFLGPNGSGKTTFIRMLCGLLTPDAGTGTCLGYDLRTQQPDIKRHVGYMTQKFSYYEDLTLRENLDFIARVYDVPDRAAAVQRSLERLGLANRSHQLAGQLSGGWKQRLALAASLIHSPQLLLLDEPTAGVDPKARREFWDEIHQLAADGLTVLITTHYMDEAERCHRLAYLAYGNLLARGTVADVVAAAQLITWSVRGPDLRELAAALRGRPGIEQVVPFGSLLHVSGHDATALDATITSLHDPRHEWRRINAGLEDVFISLMDRAEDNFK is encoded by the coding sequence ATGTCCGCCCCGCCCGCCCCCCTCGCGATCGACGTCACCGGCGTCACCAAGCGCTTCGGCACGAAGACCGTCGTGAACGCCATCGACCTGCAGGTCGCCCGCGGGGAGATCTACGGCTTCCTCGGCCCCAATGGCTCCGGCAAAACCACCTTCATCCGCATGCTCTGCGGCCTGCTCACGCCGGACGCGGGGACCGGCACCTGCCTCGGCTACGACCTGCGCACGCAACAACCCGACATCAAGCGGCACGTCGGCTACATGACGCAGAAGTTCAGCTATTACGAGGACCTCACGCTCCGCGAAAACCTGGATTTCATCGCCCGCGTCTACGACGTGCCCGACCGCGCCGCCGCCGTCCAACGTAGCCTCGAGCGCCTCGGTCTGGCCAACCGCAGCCACCAGCTTGCCGGCCAGCTCTCCGGCGGCTGGAAGCAACGCCTCGCCCTCGCGGCGTCGCTCATCCACTCGCCGCAGTTGCTCCTCCTCGACGAACCCACCGCCGGCGTGGACCCGAAGGCCCGGCGTGAATTCTGGGACGAGATCCACCAACTCGCCGCCGACGGGCTGACCGTGCTCATCACCACCCACTACATGGACGAGGCCGAACGCTGCCACCGCCTCGCCTACCTCGCCTACGGTAACCTGCTCGCGCGCGGCACCGTGGCCGACGTGGTCGCCGCCGCGCAGCTCATCACCTGGAGCGTGCGCGGACCGGATCTGCGCGAACTGGCCGCCGCCCTGCGCGGCCGGCCCGGCATTGAGCAGGTCGTGCCCTTCGGCAGCCTGCTGCATGTCAGCGGCCATGACGCCACCGCCCTCGACGCCACGATCACCAGCCTGCACGACCCGCGGCACGAATGGCGCCGGATCAACGCCGGCCTCGAGGATGTCTTCATCAGCCTGATGGACCGCGCGGAGGACAATTTCAAATGA
- the dusB gene encoding tRNA dihydrouridine synthase DusB, translated as MRIGPYELQSNLFLSPLAGYTNLPFRLVVREIGGLDWTTTDLVNARSLLEKNPRGLSLIRTCPAEKLLAVQLFGSVPEEMRDAALVVESLGIASVDINMGCPVKKVVNVGGGSAMMTELAKTAALVRGMVAAVKIPVTAKMRLGWDENNLTAPDLARVLEDAGVAAIFVHGRTRAQGFSGTVNLAGIRAVVQAVKNIPVIGNGDVTTSAAAKMMLDETGCAGVSIGRGAFYNPWIFRDTRHYLATGELRPEAGYPERAQVMRRHLDLMIEVFGEDHGCRLFRKPASWYAKRFGPAREFKQGVTAFRTRAEFETLLAHYEKWRAQFLDEHGELRAQYRPDPMVASFMLDPNDPAALRRDAIPVPKGPVDTW; from the coding sequence GTGCGCATCGGGCCCTACGAGCTGCAGTCCAATCTCTTCCTCTCCCCGCTGGCAGGCTACACCAACCTGCCCTTCCGGCTCGTCGTGCGCGAGATCGGCGGCCTCGACTGGACCACGACCGACCTCGTCAACGCCCGCTCGCTCCTCGAGAAGAACCCGCGCGGCCTCTCCCTGATCCGCACCTGCCCGGCGGAGAAACTCCTCGCGGTCCAGCTCTTTGGTTCCGTGCCGGAAGAAATGCGCGACGCCGCCCTCGTCGTCGAGTCCCTCGGCATCGCTTCCGTCGACATCAACATGGGCTGCCCCGTGAAGAAGGTGGTCAACGTCGGCGGCGGCTCGGCCATGATGACCGAGCTCGCCAAGACCGCCGCCCTCGTCCGCGGCATGGTCGCCGCCGTGAAGATTCCCGTCACCGCGAAGATGCGCCTCGGCTGGGACGAGAACAACCTCACCGCCCCCGACCTAGCCCGCGTGCTCGAGGACGCCGGCGTCGCGGCCATCTTCGTCCACGGCCGCACCCGCGCCCAGGGCTTCAGTGGCACCGTCAACCTCGCCGGGATCCGCGCCGTCGTGCAGGCGGTCAAGAATATCCCCGTCATCGGCAACGGCGACGTCACCACGTCCGCCGCCGCGAAGATGATGCTCGACGAGACCGGATGCGCCGGTGTGAGCATCGGCCGCGGCGCCTTCTACAACCCGTGGATCTTCCGCGACACCCGGCACTACCTCGCGACGGGCGAGCTGCGCCCCGAGGCCGGCTACCCCGAGCGCGCCCAGGTCATGCGCCGCCACCTCGACCTGATGATCGAGGTCTTCGGCGAGGACCACGGCTGCCGCCTTTTCCGCAAGCCCGCCTCGTGGTACGCGAAGCGCTTCGGCCCCGCCCGTGAGTTCAAACAGGGCGTCACCGCCTTCCGCACCCGCGCCGAGTTCGAGACGCTCCTCGCGCACTACGAAAAATGGCGCGCCCAGTTCCTCGATGAACACGGCGAGCTCCGCGCCCAATACCGGCCTGATCCCATGGTGGCGTCCTTCATGCTGGATCCCAACGATCCCGCCGCCCTGCGCCGCGACGCCATCCCCGTGCCCAAGGGCCCAGTGGACACGTGGTAG
- a CDS encoding Hsp20/alpha crystallin family protein, which produces MNRIIRYTYPRSANLFANRNPWAGLESEVDRLFESALADLAAPARAPRFPVDLYEDKDNTYVRAELPGVSREAIAVEMVDGYLTIAATRKQGEETFSLNRSVAIPEAVQADKVTAAYENGVLTVTLPKQEQVKPRKINVSVN; this is translated from the coding sequence ATGAACCGCATTATCCGTTACACCTATCCCCGCAGCGCGAACCTGTTCGCCAACCGCAATCCCTGGGCCGGCCTCGAGTCCGAGGTCGACCGTCTGTTCGAATCCGCCCTCGCGGACCTAGCCGCCCCGGCCCGGGCCCCGCGCTTCCCGGTCGATCTCTACGAGGACAAGGACAACACCTATGTCCGCGCCGAGCTCCCGGGCGTGAGTCGCGAGGCCATCGCCGTCGAGATGGTGGATGGTTACCTGACCATCGCCGCCACGCGCAAGCAGGGGGAGGAGACCTTCAGCCTCAACCGCTCCGTGGCGATTCCCGAGGCGGTGCAGGCCGACAAGGTCACCGCCGCCTACGAAAACGGCGTACTCACCGTCACCCTGCCCAAGCAGGAGCAGGTGAAGCCGCGCAAGATCAACGTCTCGGTCAACTGA
- a CDS encoding HlyD family secretion protein has product MKSFFPANALSLLLAALALAGCQPHRTAAYQGYLEGEFVAIAAPLAGRLEQLAAPKGTRVTAGTELFRLEQGAELAALREAAERLRSAQARLTDLRKGQRPSELAALEARLTQVRTAAELSGLELARATKLRETAVLSDDDYDRVRLNHVTNTTLITEIAAQLVTAQLGARPDVVAAAEAEAAAAQAALDRAGWAVAQKSQSAPRAGLIADTLYRAGEFVAAGAPVVLLLPPENLKVRFFVPEAEFVAIKAGATVLVTLSGRPTPLEARVSYLSPQPEYTPPVLYNRENRSKLVFLVEATLADEVARDLHPGQPVDVTLP; this is encoded by the coding sequence ATGAAAAGCTTTTTCCCCGCTAACGCCCTCTCCCTCCTCCTCGCCGCCCTGGCCCTCGCCGGCTGTCAACCGCACCGGACCGCCGCGTACCAAGGCTACCTCGAGGGCGAGTTCGTCGCCATCGCCGCCCCCCTCGCCGGGCGCCTTGAGCAACTCGCCGCCCCGAAGGGCACCCGCGTCACCGCCGGCACGGAACTCTTCCGGCTGGAACAGGGCGCCGAGCTCGCCGCCCTCCGCGAGGCCGCCGAGCGCCTCCGCTCCGCCCAGGCCCGCCTCACCGACCTGCGCAAGGGCCAGCGCCCGTCCGAACTCGCAGCCCTCGAAGCCCGCCTGACCCAGGTCCGGACCGCCGCCGAGCTCTCCGGCCTCGAACTCGCCCGCGCCACCAAGCTCCGCGAGACCGCCGTGCTCTCCGACGACGACTACGACCGCGTGCGCCTGAACCACGTGACCAACACCACCCTGATCACGGAAATTGCCGCGCAACTCGTCACCGCGCAGCTCGGCGCCCGCCCGGATGTCGTCGCCGCCGCCGAGGCCGAGGCCGCCGCCGCCCAGGCCGCCCTCGACCGCGCCGGCTGGGCCGTGGCCCAGAAAAGCCAGTCGGCCCCGCGCGCCGGCCTCATCGCCGACACCCTCTACCGTGCCGGCGAATTCGTCGCCGCCGGCGCCCCGGTCGTGCTGCTCCTGCCCCCGGAGAACCTCAAGGTCCGCTTCTTCGTGCCCGAGGCGGAGTTCGTCGCCATCAAGGCCGGCGCCACCGTCCTTGTCACCCTCAGCGGCCGCCCCACCCCACTCGAGGCCCGCGTCAGCTACCTTTCACCGCAGCCGGAATACACGCCGCCCGTACTCTATAACCGCGAGAACCGCAGTAAACTCGTCTTCCTGGTCGAAGCCACCCTGGCCGACGAGGTCGCCCGCGACCTCCACCCCGGCCAGCCCGTGGATGTGACGCTGCCATGA
- a CDS encoding ABC transporter permease, which translates to MSRFTFHRLWAIVLKEFIQMKRDRVTFGMMVGIPLMQLIVFGFAINSDPKHLPAALRAADQGPYARTLVAALKNSGYFTLVREAATEAEAHQMLQLGEVQFVINIPEDFTRTLLRGERPTVLIEADATDPAAVGPAVSATRALADSVFNRDLTGPLARLRGTPGPVAFQVHAHYNPENITQYNIVPGLMGVVLTMTMVVITALAITRERERGTMENLLATPVRPFEVMLGKILPYIVVGYIQVTLILLAARFVFHVPMTGSLPLLYLVAFFFIAANLAMGITFSTLAKNQLQAVQMAFFFFLPSILLSGFMFPFRGMPEWAQWIGSCLPNTHFLRIARGILLKGNGVDEILPHLWPLLLFLTVAMTIGVKRYRQTLD; encoded by the coding sequence ATGAGCCGCTTCACCTTCCACCGCCTCTGGGCCATCGTGCTCAAGGAGTTCATCCAGATGAAGCGCGACCGCGTGACCTTCGGCATGATGGTCGGCATCCCGCTGATGCAGCTCATCGTCTTCGGCTTCGCCATCAACTCCGACCCGAAGCACCTGCCCGCCGCCCTGCGCGCCGCCGACCAGGGACCCTACGCGCGCACCCTCGTCGCCGCCCTGAAAAACAGCGGCTACTTCACCCTCGTGCGCGAGGCCGCCACCGAGGCGGAAGCGCACCAGATGCTCCAGCTCGGCGAGGTGCAGTTCGTCATCAACATCCCCGAGGATTTCACCCGCACCCTGCTCCGCGGCGAGCGGCCGACCGTGCTGATCGAGGCCGACGCCACCGACCCCGCCGCCGTGGGTCCGGCCGTCTCGGCCACGCGCGCGCTGGCCGACAGCGTGTTCAACCGCGACCTGACCGGCCCGCTCGCGCGGCTACGCGGCACCCCCGGGCCCGTCGCCTTCCAGGTCCACGCGCACTACAACCCGGAGAACATCACGCAGTACAACATCGTCCCCGGCCTCATGGGCGTAGTACTGACCATGACGATGGTCGTCATCACCGCCCTCGCCATCACGCGCGAACGCGAGCGGGGCACGATGGAGAACCTCCTCGCCACGCCCGTGCGCCCCTTCGAGGTCATGCTCGGCAAGATCCTGCCCTACATCGTGGTCGGCTACATCCAGGTCACGCTGATCCTTCTGGCCGCCCGCTTCGTCTTCCACGTCCCGATGACCGGCAGCCTGCCGCTGCTCTACCTCGTGGCGTTCTTCTTCATCGCCGCCAACCTGGCGATGGGCATCACCTTCTCGACGCTGGCCAAAAACCAGCTCCAGGCCGTGCAGATGGCGTTCTTCTTCTTCCTGCCCTCGATCCTGCTCTCCGGCTTCATGTTTCCCTTCCGCGGCATGCCGGAATGGGCCCAATGGATCGGCTCCTGTTTGCCCAACACCCACTTCCTCCGCATCGCCCGCGGCATTCTGCTCAAGGGCAATGGCGTCGACGAAATCCTGCCCCACCTCTGGCCCCTGCTTCTCTTCCTCACCGTGGCCATGACCATCGGCGTGAAACGCTACCGGCAGACGCTGGACTGA
- a CDS encoding RNA recognition motif domain-containing protein, which produces MSENSKLYVGNLPFASTAQDLEALFGEVGTVSVVEIIFDKFTGRSRGFAFVTMGSGEEAQQAVEKFHGHQIEGRALAVNIARPREERPPGGGGGYGGGGGRGGFGGGGRGGRGGFRGGRGGGGGYRGDRGGGGGYRGDRGGDGGGGYGRE; this is translated from the coding sequence ATGTCAGAAAACTCCAAGCTCTACGTGGGGAACCTCCCCTTCGCCAGCACCGCGCAGGACCTCGAGGCCCTGTTCGGCGAGGTCGGCACCGTCAGCGTCGTCGAGATCATCTTCGACAAGTTCACCGGCCGTTCGCGTGGTTTTGCCTTCGTCACCATGGGCAGCGGCGAAGAGGCCCAACAGGCCGTGGAGAAGTTCCACGGCCACCAGATCGAGGGCCGGGCCCTCGCGGTGAACATCGCCCGTCCGCGTGAGGAACGTCCTCCCGGCGGCGGCGGTGGTTATGGCGGCGGCGGCGGTCGCGGCGGCTTCGGCGGTGGCGGTCGCGGTGGTCGCGGCGGCTTCCGCGGTGGTCGCGGCGGCGGTGGCGGCTATCGCGGGGATCGCGGTGGCGGCGGCGGTTACCGTGGCGATCGCGGCGGCGACGGCGGCGGCGGCTACGGCCGCGAATAA
- a CDS encoding SWIB/MDM2 domain-containing protein: protein MKPVTPDAALAPIVGSNPLPRTELTKKLWAYIKKHGLQDKKNKRNINADAALKVVFGGKAQVSMFDMTKLVSKHVK, encoded by the coding sequence ATGAAGCCGGTCACTCCCGATGCCGCCCTCGCTCCGATCGTCGGCTCGAACCCACTGCCCCGCACTGAGCTCACCAAGAAGCTCTGGGCCTACATCAAGAAGCACGGCCTGCAGGACAAGAAGAACAAGCGCAACATCAACGCCGACGCCGCCCTCAAGGTTGTGTTCGGTGGCAAGGCGCAGGTCAGCATGTTCGACATGACCAAGCTGGTCAGCAAGCACGTCAAGTAA
- a CDS encoding MalY/PatB family protein — MTFDFDTVIDRAPSDSRKWRKYAGRDILPLWVADMDFAAPPAVLAALHRRVDHGVFGYAGPLPSLTEATVAYCAARYGWKIEPSWIVWLPGLVTALNLAARSMGAAGDAVLTATPIYPPFMSAPRNQGLETIMVPLAVRADGRHEFDWPAMERAVTPRTKVFFLCSPHNPVGRVFTRPELEQVAAFCAKHDLVLVSDDIHCDLILDDLPHLPIATLSAETAARSITLLAPSKTYNIAGLACSLAIIPDSRRRQQFVSAMAGIVPEMSPLGYAACEAAFREGEPWRQALLAYLRGNRDFLAAFLREHLPMITMTPCQATYLAWLDVSALKLTDAGAFFEQHGVGLADGAQYGAPAGHFVRLNFGCTRATLTTALQRMQRAVAAR, encoded by the coding sequence ATGACTTTTGACTTCGACACCGTGATCGACCGCGCCCCGAGCGACAGCCGCAAGTGGCGCAAATATGCCGGCCGTGACATCCTTCCCCTCTGGGTGGCCGACATGGACTTCGCCGCCCCGCCGGCCGTGCTCGCGGCCCTGCACCGTCGCGTGGACCACGGGGTCTTCGGCTACGCCGGCCCCCTGCCTTCCCTCACCGAGGCGACCGTCGCCTACTGTGCGGCCCGCTACGGCTGGAAGATCGAGCCGTCCTGGATCGTGTGGCTGCCGGGCCTCGTCACCGCCCTTAACCTGGCCGCCCGCTCCATGGGCGCCGCGGGTGATGCCGTGCTCACCGCTACGCCGATCTACCCGCCCTTCATGAGCGCGCCGCGGAATCAGGGCCTTGAGACGATCATGGTCCCCCTCGCCGTGCGTGCCGACGGCCGCCACGAGTTCGACTGGCCCGCCATGGAACGCGCCGTCACCCCGCGCACGAAAGTTTTCTTCCTCTGCAGCCCGCACAACCCCGTCGGCCGCGTCTTCACCCGTCCCGAATTGGAACAGGTCGCCGCCTTCTGCGCCAAGCACGACCTCGTGCTCGTCTCCGATGACATCCATTGCGACCTCATCCTCGACGATCTGCCGCACCTCCCCATCGCCACGCTCTCGGCGGAGACCGCCGCCCGCTCCATCACGCTCCTCGCCCCGAGCAAGACCTACAACATCGCCGGCCTCGCCTGCTCGCTGGCCATCATTCCCGACAGCCGCCGCCGCCAGCAGTTCGTGTCGGCCATGGCCGGGATCGTGCCGGAGATGAGCCCGCTCGGTTACGCCGCCTGCGAGGCCGCGTTCCGCGAAGGCGAACCCTGGCGCCAGGCCCTCCTGGCTTACCTGCGGGGCAACCGCGACTTCCTCGCGGCCTTCCTCCGCGAGCACCTGCCCATGATCACCATGACGCCGTGTCAGGCCACCTACCTCGCCTGGCTCGACGTCTCCGCGCTCAAGCTGACGGACGCCGGGGCATTCTTCGAGCAGCACGGCGTCGGCCTCGCCGACGGCGCGCAGTACGGTGCCCCCGCCGGCCACTTCGTCCGCCTCAACTTCGGCTGCACCCGCGCCACGCTCACCACCGCGCTCCAACGCATGCAACGCGCCGTGGCCGCCCGCTGA